From the Patescibacteria group bacterium genome, one window contains:
- the def gene encoding peptide deformylase, protein MRDVVQKENKVLREKARELKPEEIKSDKIKKLLKRMSETLIDYDEGVALAAPQVAESLRIFIVSGRFFNLDMKLKDEEEADQPKTKDIVFINPKITKMSKRQSIIPEGCLSVESVQGEIKRSDKVTVEALDENGKKFTRGASGLLAQIIQHEVDHLNGILFIDSAKNLKKIDYGK, encoded by the coding sequence ATGAGAGATGTAGTTCAAAAAGAAAATAAAGTCTTAAGGGAGAAGGCCAGAGAGCTTAAGCCTGAAGAGATAAAGAGTGATAAGATCAAAAAACTCTTAAAACGAATGTCTGAGACGCTTATAGATTATGATGAGGGAGTAGCTCTTGCCGCCCCCCAGGTAGCCGAATCCTTGCGCATATTTATAGTTTCAGGGAGGTTTTTTAATCTGGATATGAAGCTTAAAGACGAAGAAGAAGCCGATCAACCTAAAACCAAGGATATAGTCTTCATCAACCCCAAGATAACGAAAATGTCCAAGAGGCAGAGTATCATACCGGAAGGATGCCTAAGCGTAGAAAGTGTGCAAGGTGAAATAAAACGCTCCGACAAAGTTACAGTGGAAGCGCTTGATGAAAACGGCAAAAAATTCACCAGAGGGGCATCAGGTCTCTTAGCGCAAATAATCCAGCACGAAGTGGACCATCTAAATGGCATACTCTTTATAGATTCCGCAAAAAACTTAAAGAAAATAGATTATGGCAAATAA
- the fmt gene encoding methionyl-tRNA formyltransferase, producing MANKLKIAFLGSPLFAVKILEELKKEDLTPSLIITARDKPKGRKLTLTPSPVKIWANKEKIPTLQPARLNEIYDNLKKENWDIFILAAFGKIIPKEIIEIPKHGILNVHPSILPKYRGPSPIQSAILAGDKDFGVTIMLLDEELDHGPILAASHLPLATNIDYEELENALAELGGKLLAESILLWIEGKIKATPQKHEKATYTEKIKKEDALINWNNPVEINYRKIRAFYPRPGAYFFLIKDNKPFRIIVTKVSLTDGKLRLEKIKPEGKKEMLFNDFIKGNPELKSQIPDYII from the coding sequence ATGGCAAATAAACTTAAAATAGCCTTCTTAGGCTCCCCTCTTTTTGCCGTAAAAATACTTGAAGAACTGAAAAAGGAAGACTTAACACCTTCCCTTATTATAACTGCGCGAGATAAACCAAAAGGGAGAAAACTCACCCTCACTCCATCTCCTGTAAAAATATGGGCGAATAAAGAAAAGATACCAACCCTTCAACCTGCCAGACTAAATGAAATATACGACAACCTGAAGAAAGAAAATTGGGACATTTTCATACTTGCAGCTTTCGGTAAAATTATACCTAAGGAAATTATTGAAATACCTAAACACGGGATATTAAACGTCCATCCGTCCATCCTCCCTAAATACCGCGGACCCTCTCCTATCCAGTCAGCCATACTTGCCGGCGATAAAGATTTTGGTGTCACGATAATGCTTCTTGATGAAGAACTTGATCATGGACCGATACTTGCCGCCAGTCATTTGCCACTTGCCACCAATATTGATTATGAGGAATTAGAGAACGCACTTGCTGAATTGGGAGGCAAACTTTTAGCCGAAAGTATCCTTCTTTGGATAGAAGGAAAAATCAAAGCGACGCCGCAAAAGCATGAGAAAGCAACCTATACTGAGAAAATAAAAAAAGAAGATGCGCTTATCAATTGGAATAATCCTGTTGAAATAAATTATAGAAAAATAAGAGCTTTCTATCCGCGACCGGGAGCTTATTTCTTCTTAATTAAAGATAATAAGCCATTTCGTATTATAGTGACAAAAGTATCGCTTACCGACGGCAAACTACGACTAGAGAAAATTAAACCCGAAGGGAAAAAAGAAATGCTATTTAATGATTTTATAAAAGGAAATCCTGAACTAAAATCACAAATCCCCGACTATATAATATAA